One segment of Marinobacter sediminum DNA contains the following:
- a CDS encoding nitrate reductase subunit alpha, with the protein MSHLIDKLSYFKKKREPFANGHGETHDVSREWEDGYRKRWQHDKIVRSTHGVNCTGSCSWKIYVKNGLVTWETQQTDYPRTRADLPNHEPRGCPRGASYSWYMYSANRLKYPLMRKHLMKLWRAARIQFNDPVEAWASIVEDPKKTAEYKPKRGMGGFVRSSWDEVNELIGASNVYTAKQHGPDRIIGFSPIPAMSMVSYAAGSRYLSMIGGVCMSFYDWYCDLPPASPQTWGEQTDVPESADWYNSGYIIAWGSNVPQTRTPDAHFFTEVRYKGTKTVAITPDYAEVSKLSDEWMNPKQGTDAALGMAMGHVILKEFHVDQPSEYFTDYVRRYTDMPYLVMLEQKDDGSYVPGRFLRASDLVDGLGEENNPEWKTIAIDDASGELTAPNGSIGYRWGEKGKWNLKQTAKGSDVNLQLSMVEKHDDVVDVAFPYFGGIEHDHFQHVEIKDILKHKLGTRKVQLADGSEGRVVTVYDLMVANYGISRGLGDDDGATSYDEVKPYTPAWQEKITGVPAEKVIRIAREFADNADKTKGRSMVIVGAGMNHWYHMDMNYRGLINMLIMCGCIGQSGGGWAHYVGQEKLRPQTGWQPLAFGLDWQRPPRHMNSTSFFYAHSGQWRYEKLGVDEILSPLADKSKFGGSLIDYNVRAERMGWLPSAPQLNRNPLGIAAEAEKAGMEVPDYVAQSMKDGSLAFASEDPEAPQNHPRNMFIWRSNLLGSSGKGHEYMLKYLLGTKSGLQGKDLGHEGGAKPKEVKWHDEAPEGKLDLLVTLDFRMSTTCLYSDIVLPTATWYEKNDLNTSDMHPFIHPLTAATDPAWEARSDWEIYKGIAKAFSKATEGHLGVEKDVVTLPLLHDAPAELGQPFDVKDWKRGECDLVPGKTAPNFITVERDYPNTYARFTSLGPLLDKLGNGGKGINWNTEKEVKFLGDLNYKHIDGANAGRPKIESAIDAAEVILTLAPETNGQVAVKAWAALSEMTGLDHTHLAKNKEEEKIRFRDIVAQPRKIISSPTWSGLEDEHVSYNAGYTNVHELIPWRTLTGRQQFYQDHEWMRAFGESLLVYRPPINTKAMAPMLGKKPNGNPEKALNFLTPHQKWGIHSTYSDNLLMLTLSRGGPIVWLSEDDAGEMGVEDNDWIEVFNANGAIAARAVVSQRVMPGMVMMYHAQERVVNIPGSEITGTRGGIHNSVTRVCPKPTHMIGGYAQYSYGFNYYGTVGSNRDEFVVVRKMHNVDWLDGEGNDTVQEAVK; encoded by the coding sequence ATGAGTCATTTGATCGACAAACTGAGTTACTTCAAGAAAAAGCGTGAACCGTTCGCCAACGGCCATGGCGAAACCCATGACGTCAGTCGCGAATGGGAAGACGGCTATCGCAAGCGCTGGCAGCACGACAAAATTGTGCGCTCCACCCATGGCGTAAACTGCACGGGTTCCTGCAGCTGGAAAATCTACGTCAAGAACGGCCTGGTCACCTGGGAAACCCAGCAGACCGATTACCCGCGCACCCGCGCAGACCTGCCCAATCATGAGCCACGCGGCTGCCCTCGTGGCGCCAGCTATTCCTGGTACATGTACAGCGCCAACCGCCTGAAGTACCCGCTGATGCGCAAGCACCTGATGAAACTCTGGCGCGCGGCCCGTATTCAGTTCAACGATCCGGTCGAAGCCTGGGCCTCCATCGTCGAAGATCCGAAGAAAACCGCCGAGTATAAGCCAAAGCGCGGCATGGGCGGCTTCGTCCGCTCCAGCTGGGACGAGGTCAATGAGCTGATCGGTGCTTCGAACGTCTACACCGCGAAACAGCATGGCCCGGACCGCATCATCGGCTTCTCTCCGATCCCTGCCATGTCCATGGTGTCCTACGCCGCCGGCAGCCGCTACCTGTCGATGATTGGTGGCGTGTGCATGAGCTTCTACGACTGGTACTGCGACCTGCCGCCGGCCTCGCCACAAACCTGGGGCGAGCAGACCGACGTGCCGGAATCCGCAGACTGGTACAACTCCGGCTACATCATCGCCTGGGGCTCCAACGTGCCCCAGACCCGGACCCCGGACGCCCACTTCTTCACCGAAGTGCGCTACAAGGGCACCAAGACCGTCGCCATTACCCCGGATTACGCCGAAGTCTCCAAGCTGTCCGACGAGTGGATGAACCCCAAGCAGGGCACCGACGCGGCCCTGGGCATGGCCATGGGCCACGTGATCCTCAAGGAATTTCACGTTGACCAGCCCAGTGAGTACTTCACTGACTACGTTCGCCGCTACACCGATATGCCCTACCTGGTTATGCTGGAGCAGAAGGACGACGGCAGCTATGTGCCGGGCCGCTTCCTCCGCGCCAGCGACCTGGTCGACGGCCTGGGTGAAGAGAACAACCCCGAGTGGAAAACCATTGCCATTGATGACGCCTCCGGTGAGCTCACCGCGCCCAACGGCTCCATCGGCTATCGCTGGGGCGAGAAGGGTAAGTGGAACCTGAAGCAGACCGCCAAGGGCTCTGACGTAAACCTGCAGCTGTCCATGGTCGAAAAGCACGATGACGTTGTGGACGTTGCCTTCCCGTACTTCGGTGGTATCGAGCACGACCATTTCCAGCACGTGGAAATCAAAGACATCCTCAAGCACAAGCTGGGTACCCGCAAGGTTCAGCTGGCGGATGGCTCCGAAGGTCGCGTGGTAACCGTATACGACCTGATGGTGGCCAACTACGGCATCAGCCGTGGCCTGGGCGACGATGACGGTGCCACTTCCTATGACGAAGTTAAGCCCTACACCCCTGCCTGGCAGGAAAAGATCACCGGCGTGCCCGCCGAGAAAGTGATCCGCATTGCCCGCGAGTTTGCCGACAACGCCGACAAGACCAAGGGCCGTTCCATGGTCATCGTCGGTGCCGGTATGAACCACTGGTACCACATGGACATGAACTACCGCGGTCTGATCAACATGCTGATCATGTGTGGCTGTATTGGCCAGAGCGGTGGTGGCTGGGCGCATTATGTAGGCCAGGAAAAACTGCGCCCGCAGACCGGCTGGCAGCCGCTGGCCTTTGGTCTGGACTGGCAGCGCCCGCCGCGCCACATGAACTCCACCTCCTTCTTCTATGCGCACTCCGGCCAGTGGCGTTACGAGAAGCTGGGTGTCGACGAGATCCTCTCGCCGCTGGCGGACAAGTCCAAATTCGGTGGCAGCCTGATCGACTACAACGTGCGTGCCGAGCGCATGGGCTGGCTGCCGTCTGCGCCGCAGCTCAACCGCAACCCGCTGGGCATTGCGGCGGAGGCCGAGAAGGCCGGGATGGAAGTGCCGGATTATGTGGCCCAGTCCATGAAAGACGGCTCCCTGGCCTTTGCCAGTGAGGATCCGGAGGCGCCCCAGAATCATCCACGTAACATGTTCATCTGGCGCTCCAACCTGCTGGGTTCGTCCGGCAAGGGGCACGAGTACATGCTCAAGTACCTTCTGGGCACCAAGAGTGGCCTGCAGGGCAAGGATCTGGGCCACGAAGGTGGTGCCAAACCGAAAGAGGTCAAGTGGCATGACGAGGCGCCGGAAGGCAAGCTCGACCTGCTGGTGACCCTGGACTTCCGGATGTCCACCACCTGTCTGTATTCCGACATCGTGCTGCCGACGGCCACCTGGTACGAGAAGAACGACCTGAATACCTCGGATATGCACCCGTTCATCCACCCGCTGACCGCAGCCACCGACCCGGCGTGGGAAGCACGCAGTGACTGGGAAATCTACAAGGGCATTGCCAAGGCTTTCTCCAAGGCTACGGAGGGTCACCTGGGTGTCGAGAAAGACGTAGTTACCCTGCCACTGCTGCACGATGCCCCGGCCGAACTGGGCCAGCCGTTCGACGTAAAGGACTGGAAGCGCGGAGAGTGCGACCTGGTCCCAGGCAAGACTGCGCCCAACTTCATCACCGTTGAGCGGGACTACCCGAACACTTATGCCCGCTTCACCTCGCTTGGACCGCTGCTGGACAAGCTGGGTAACGGCGGCAAGGGCATCAACTGGAACACCGAAAAAGAAGTGAAGTTCCTGGGTGACCTGAACTACAAGCACATCGACGGCGCCAACGCGGGCCGGCCGAAAATTGAAAGTGCCATTGATGCAGCGGAAGTGATTCTGACCCTGGCGCCGGAGACCAACGGTCAGGTGGCGGTTAAGGCCTGGGCGGCGCTGTCTGAAATGACCGGTCTGGACCACACCCATCTGGCGAAGAACAAGGAAGAGGAAAAGATCCGTTTTCGGGACATCGTGGCGCAGCCGCGCAAGATCATCTCCAGCCCGACATGGTCTGGTCTGGAGGACGAGCATGTGTCCTACAACGCCGGTTATACCAACGTTCACGAGCTGATCCCCTGGCGCACCCTGACCGGCCGTCAGCAGTTCTATCAGGATCACGAGTGGATGCGTGCCTTTGGTGAAAGCCTGCTGGTGTACCGTCCGCCTATCAACACCAAGGCAATGGCCCCCATGTTGGGCAAGAAGCCTAATGGAAATCCAGAGAAGGCGCTGAACTTCCTGACGCCACACCAAAAATGGGGTATCCACAGCACCTACAGCGACAACCTGCTGATGCTGACCCTCTCTCGCGGTGGCCCGATTGTCTGGCTGAGTGAGGACGATGCCGGGGAGATGGGTGTTGAAGATAACGACTGGATCGAGGTGTTTAACGCCAACGGCGCCATTGCAGCCCGGGCGGTGGTCAGCCAGAGGGTGATGCCCGGCATGGTGATGATGTACCACGCTCAGGAGCGGGTTGTGAACATTCCGGGTTCCGAGATCACCGGTACCCGGGGCGGCATCCACAACTCGGTCACCCGGGTCTGCCCGAAACCGACCCACATGATTGGCGGTTACGCGCAGTATTCCTACGGGTTCAACTACTACGGCACCGTCGGCTCCAACCGCGACGAATTCGTGGTGGTCCGCAAGATGCACAACGTCGACTGGCTCGACGGCGAAGGCAATGACACTGTTCAGGAGGCTGTAAAATGA